The following is a genomic window from Bacillus mesophilus.
CATTGAACTGCACCAAAATTGTTAGACAAAAAACTAACAATGGAGGTGCAGTTTTTTTTATGGCTAAATTTACATTTGAGGACAAGTTATGGGCAGTAAAAGAGTATGAAAATAGAAGCCTTTCTTTTCGAGAAATTGCTAAAAAGCTAGGTGCTAATCACAAACTAATTCAAAACTGGGTAAAACTTTATAAGGAACACGGAGAGGGTTCCTTAAGAAAACGTTATACAAAATATCCAGTTACGTTTAAACTGGAGGTACTCAAATATATGGACGATAATTGGGCATCCATTAGTGATACAGCTGCGAAATTTAAAATACCCGACCCCTCAACCATCAGTGCTTGGAGGAGAGCTGTTGATACAGAAGGAGCGGAAGCCCTCTTACCAAAAAAGAAGGGGCGACCTCCAATGACAAAAGAAAGACAGCAGAACAATTTAACCACCGAAACAAATGAATCCCTTATCCAGGAAGTTGAACGTTTAAGAATGGAGAACGCATATCTAAAAAAGTTGAATGCCTTAGTTCAGGAACAGAAAAAATTACAAAACAAATCAAAGCGCAGGTAATTTTTGAACTAAGGAATGACTATAAAGTCGCTGAGTTGATTAAGATTGCGGGAATTAAAAGAAGTACGTATTATTATTGGACAAAACACATGGACCGCCCTGATAAATACGCTGAGGTTAAAGAGGCAATACAAGTGATATATCATAAACATAAAGGTCGTTATGGACATCGCAACATAAAAAAAGAGCTTGATAAGGAAGGATTTAATCATGATCCGAAGACTGTCCTCAAGCTAATGAACCTACTTGGAATTAAGTGCCAAGTTCGTATGAAGAAGTAT
Proteins encoded in this region:
- a CDS encoding IS3 family transposase (programmed frameshift); the encoded protein is MAKFTFEDKLWAVKEYENRSLSFREIAKKLGANHKLIQNWVKLYKEHGEGSLRKRYTKYPVTFKLEVLKYMDDNWASISDTAAKFKIPDPSTISAWRRAVDTEGAEALLPKKKGRPPMTKERQQNNLTTETNESLIQEVERLRMENAYPKKVECLSSGTEKITKQIKAQVIFELRNDYKVAELIKIAGIKRSTYYYWTKHMDRPDKYAEVKEAIQVIYHKHKGRYGHRNIKKELDKEGFNHDPKTVLKLMNLLGIKCQVRMKKYKSYRGNVGEVAPNLLNRDFQADKPNQKWVTDVTEFSLFGQKLYLSPILDLFNSEVISYTIKFRPSFDLVGEMLDQALEILNPEDELVLHSDQGWHYQMAKYQKTLKDRNITQSMSRKGNCLDNAVIENFFGILKTELLYLQEFESIEHFIKELHDYIYYYNNIRMKTKLKDLSPVEYRSQVQQAA